A genomic region of Mugil cephalus isolate CIBA_MC_2020 chromosome 5, CIBA_Mcephalus_1.1, whole genome shotgun sequence contains the following coding sequences:
- the slc25a51b gene encoding solute carrier family 25 member 51b, producing MAVSTMDSESTRTPQPQAALTKGGRSLLPDGALGAMLGPQGKHYVCGSVAAFTNIVVTFPIQKVLFRQQLHGVLATEAVRQLQRDGLRNLYRGLLPPLLQKTTTVAIMFGLYEDFSRVLLDQAGGSGVPELVTRSFAAALAGMAEALLTPFERVQTLLQDHRHHGRFNNTAHTFRTLVSEHGVRECYRGLVPILLRNGPSNVLFFGLRGPIKEQLPEATSRAGHLVNDFVCGGVLGAALGIMFYPLNVVKSRAQSQVGGAFQPCRDVLLMVWRERGGSVAMLFRGAHLNYHRSLLSWGIINATYELLLKLM from the coding sequence ATGGCTGTTAGCACCATGGACTCTGAGTCAACCCGGACCCCTCAGCCCCAGGCTGCCCTCACGAAAGGAGGCCGTTCCCTGCTGCCTGATGGGGCTCTGGGTGCCATGTTGGGCCCTCAGGGGAAACATTACGTCTGCGGCTCAGTTGCGGCTTTTACCAACATCGTGGTGACTTTCCCCATCCAGAAGGTGCTCTTCCGCCAGCAGCTGCACGGCGTGTTGGCCACCGAGGCCGTGCGCCAGCTCCAGAGGGACGGGCTGAGGAATCTTTACCGGGGCCTGCTGCCCCCCCTGCTGCAAAAGACCACTACGGTAGCCATCATGTTCGGCCTGTACGAGGACTTCTCCAGGGTCTTGCTGGACCAGGCCGGCGGCAGCGGCGTGCCGGAGCTGGTGACGCGAAGCTTTGCCGCGGCGCTGGCAGGAATGGCCGAGGCCCTCCTGACGCCGTTTGAGCGCGTGCAGACCCTCCTGCAGGACCACCGGCACCACGGGCGCTTCAACAACACGGCCCACACCTTCCGGACACTTGTGAGCGAGCACGGCGTCAGGGAGTGCTACCGGGGCCTCGTGCCCATACTCCTCCGCAACGGCCCCAGCAACGTGCTCTTCTTCGGGCTGCGGGGGCCGATTAAAGAGCAGCTCCCCGAAGCCACCAGCAGGGCCGGTCACCTGGTCAACGATTTCGTGTGCGGGGGGGTGCTGGGGGCGGCCCTCGGCATCATGTTCTACCCGCTAAACGTGGTGAAATCCCGGGCTCAGTCTCAGGTTGGTGGAGCCTTCCAGCCTTGCAGGGACGTGCTGCTAATGGTGTGGAGGGAGCGGGGCGGCAGCGTGGCCATGCTCTTCCGAGGGGCCCACCTCAACTACCACCGTTCACTCCTCTCCTGGGGGATCATCAACGCCACCTACgagctgctgctgaagctcATGTGA